The following proteins are co-located in the Methanomicrobia archaeon genome:
- a CDS encoding A24 family peptidase: protein MMPTELFSVGFCATILCYACYSDLKTRTVSNKLWLLLLAVGLPLALYNGYRSGVPFLIGLGYSIGFTTLLAYLFFYLNLFGGADAKALMGIALLIPTNPLFAAPIPDPFPFAITTLFNGAMLSVLVFPLMFLYNVVKLPPSELRAHLGLAFVGYKRSIDTLASAKRTFQRLLHSYELDEESGGETVRRAFVIRGLEIDEDAIHELKTYHEQGKIGDAVWVTPGLPYMLFITAGFFFAFFAGNLPFRIILAFLSSL from the coding sequence ATGATGCCGACAGAGCTTTTCAGTGTGGGCTTCTGCGCGACTATTCTCTGCTACGCCTGCTACTCTGATCTCAAGACGAGAACGGTGAGCAATAAGCTCTGGCTGCTCCTGCTCGCAGTGGGTCTCCCTCTTGCGCTCTATAACGGGTATCGTAGCGGTGTGCCGTTCCTCATCGGTCTCGGGTACTCCATCGGGTTCACGACTCTACTCGCCTATCTCTTCTTCTACCTGAACCTCTTCGGTGGTGCGGACGCCAAAGCCCTCATGGGTATCGCCCTGCTCATCCCTACGAATCCCCTGTTCGCTGCTCCGATCCCGGATCCATTCCCCTTTGCCATCACCACCCTGTTCAACGGTGCAATGCTCTCCGTGCTGGTCTTCCCGCTCATGTTTCTCTATAACGTGGTAAAGCTACCGCCATCAGAGCTCAGGGCGCATCTTGGCCTGGCATTCGTCGGGTACAAACGAAGCATTGATACACTCGCGAGTGCAAAGCGCACCTTCCAACGGCTACTCCACTCGTATGAGCTGGATGAAGAATCAGGAGGTGAAACGGTAAGGCGGGCATTCGTCATACGCGGGCTCGAGATTGATGAGGACGCGATACATGAGCTCAAAACGTATCACGAGCAGGGTAAAATCGGGGACGCCGTATGGGTCACGCCGGGATTGCCTTACATGCTCTTCATCACGGCAGGGTTCTTCTTCGCCTTCTTCGCAGGCAATCTGCCGTTCAGGATTATACTGGCATTCCTGTCGTCACTATAG
- a CDS encoding response regulator produces MRIKTDVQRRSQWVNGTSLPSSVGAMPSFRFTFAFQRLLGCRYLLTVPTFGMKPRSAEVFYMYTNPIFFRDRFGIAMNVAYLVGEAQGKDSGKRDIVTDAKDAEKRATRKTILLVEDDDSHAELICRAFEDIGPLWDVQHVLNLGDAFAWLEKRSESPALVIADYLLPDGTGLDLTRGAMSPEEVGFPLIIITGVGSEQLAVHAMKSGAIDYVVKTPEELHELPWRAERAIRECKILARRKRLEDEVEIYLRELERVTRDLDDSALLLGTYSERLDEVGREYLVSVQKAAEKTVTLTEDLLMLTRVGRRFHESEMVDLNELLDEIAADLGGLIEGRGAEIVAGNLPMISTQRVWIKELFINLIETGLRISLSARPLVIIETQEQAGESLFSVRSNGSGLKEHDLSDILTAPKQLSPYDYDGTSLRLNLCKKILDKLGGKIWTKNESEETTTIYFSLPKK; encoded by the coding sequence ATGCGCATCAAAACGGACGTGCAAAGGCGGAGTCAGTGGGTAAACGGGACCTCTTTGCCGTCCTCGGTGGGAGCGATGCCTTCATTCCGCTTTACCTTTGCCTTTCAAAGGTTGCTGGGGTGCAGGTATCTCCTCACGGTACCGACTTTTGGGATGAAGCCACGGTCTGCAGAAGTATTTTATATGTATACCAACCCTATATTTTTTAGAGATCGGTTTGGAATCGCGATGAACGTGGCGTATCTTGTTGGGGAAGCGCAAGGAAAGGATTCGGGGAAGCGCGATATCGTGACTGATGCGAAGGATGCGGAAAAGCGCGCGACGCGGAAGACGATCCTGCTGGTTGAGGATGACGATTCGCATGCTGAGCTGATCTGCAGGGCTTTCGAGGATATCGGCCCGCTCTGGGATGTGCAGCACGTTTTGAATCTCGGCGATGCCTTTGCCTGGCTGGAGAAGCGGTCTGAATCGCCCGCACTCGTTATCGCGGATTACCTCCTGCCCGATGGCACTGGTCTGGATCTGACGCGGGGTGCGATGAGTCCTGAAGAAGTGGGCTTTCCACTCATTATCATTACCGGCGTGGGTTCCGAGCAGCTGGCGGTGCACGCGATGAAATCCGGTGCCATAGATTATGTGGTGAAGACCCCGGAAGAGCTACACGAGCTGCCCTGGCGCGCGGAACGAGCAATTCGCGAATGTAAGATTCTGGCGCGGCGAAAACGCCTGGAAGACGAAGTGGAGATCTACCTGCGCGAACTCGAACGGGTAACGCGGGATTTGGACGATTCTGCGCTCCTTTTGGGCACGTACAGCGAGCGACTCGATGAGGTGGGTCGTGAGTACCTGGTCAGCGTCCAGAAGGCGGCGGAGAAAACGGTCACGTTGACGGAAGACCTGCTCATGTTGACCCGAGTCGGGCGTCGATTTCATGAGTCTGAGATGGTTGACCTGAACGAGCTACTGGATGAGATTGCAGCTGATCTTGGGGGGCTCATTGAGGGTCGAGGCGCGGAAATCGTGGCTGGGAACTTACCCATGATCTCCACGCAGCGGGTCTGGATTAAAGAACTGTTCATCAATCTCATTGAAACCGGGTTGAGGATCAGCCTCTCCGCGCGACCGCTTGTCATCATTGAAACTCAGGAGCAGGCGGGAGAATCTCTCTTCTCCGTACGAAGTAACGGGAGCGGTCTCAAGGAGCACGATTTGAGCGATATTCTCACCGCGCCCAAGCAATTGTCCCCGTATGATTATGACGGCACCAGTTTGCGCTTGAACCTCTGCAAGAAGATTTTGGATAAATTAGGCGGTAAGATCTGGACGAAGAACGAGAGCGAAGAAACCACGACCATCTACTTCTCGCTCCCGAAGAAGTAG
- a CDS encoding winged helix-turn-helix domain-containing protein, producing MHNLLRLVTCSNLRKDLLLSLRVGPKPLSEFRNEINVSSTTAIHALRDLERGNLIFQDDARNYALTKIGEIMALKLEDLLCAVEVLQKHERFWQEHDLTDIPPPLLDKIGDLRKSMPLLGTTTDLFKLHATFIQVLETAHEVKGIYPIFDLEYLTTIRDLVKRKGVEVELIVTTEVLESIGGMIETEELFYDFLDEPNLTLFTSERPLKLTLTLTDCVFYLGLFAPDGLYDFNRALISDDARALGWGRSLYEHYRQRAKLMTE from the coding sequence ATGCACAATTTGCTTCGTCTCGTGACCTGTTCCAATCTGCGGAAAGATTTGCTGCTCTCGTTGCGGGTGGGGCCGAAACCGCTGAGTGAATTCCGCAACGAAATCAATGTGAGCTCCACCACAGCGATCCATGCGTTGAGAGACCTTGAAAGGGGTAATCTCATTTTTCAGGACGATGCACGGAACTATGCCTTAACGAAAATCGGTGAGATCATGGCCCTGAAATTGGAGGATCTTTTGTGTGCCGTCGAAGTGCTCCAGAAACACGAGCGGTTCTGGCAAGAGCACGATCTCACCGATATACCCCCACCGTTACTCGATAAGATCGGTGATCTCCGCAAATCAATGCCGCTTTTAGGCACGACAACCGATCTCTTCAAGTTGCATGCTACCTTTATCCAGGTGCTCGAAACTGCGCACGAGGTGAAAGGGATCTATCCGATCTTCGACCTTGAGTATCTCACCACTATTCGAGACCTTGTGAAGCGAAAGGGGGTTGAGGTGGAGCTCATCGTCACCACTGAAGTTTTGGAGAGCATAGGTGGCATGATCGAGACGGAAGAGCTCTTTTACGACTTTCTTGATGAGCCGAACCTCACGCTTTTCACCAGTGAGCGACCCCTGAAACTCACGCTCACCCTAACGGATTGTGTCTTTTATCTCGGCTTATTCGCCCCCGATGGCCTCTATGATTTCAATCGTGCATTGATCAGTGATGATGCCAGGGCGCTCGGATGGGGGCGGTCATTATATGAGCATTATCGACAGCGTGCCAAGTTGATGACGGAATAG